A single window of Syngnathus acus chromosome 23, fSynAcu1.2, whole genome shotgun sequence DNA harbors:
- the LOC119117537 gene encoding hemicentin-2-like, translating into MVHRSSRRGRRGRRELLIMRLRPALVWFLLLSLTRMAESDDCEGKIGHVKFCGVGDNLKLVSGSSTDSVTWTFEGQSGSIPSRATYDPATEKQTLKLGKLSAADSGKYTATYGSSTTKTFSILVGAVTCDAGPECKVVTGSSIKMDSAAGSAIDVSWTHTKPDAPETAIDEANKFTDDKKKEMGRFNMQLADAGTYKAKYPNPSPTTTATFTVSVQAPITAVKIAGKVSACAGKSVILECKVTGDAKVVTWKKGTTPQATNVSGKKLTISEAKPEDAERRIYSHR; encoded by the exons ATGGTCCACCGAAGTTCCCGCCGAGGCCGCCGCGGCCGCCGCGAACTGCTCATCATGAGGCTGCGCCCCGCACTTGTGTGGTTTCTCCTGCTCTCCCTGACCAGGATGGCCGAGTCAGACG ACTGCGAAGGCAAGATTGGCCATGTGAAATTCTGCGGTGTTGGCGACAATCTCAAACTGGTGTCAGGGTCCAGCACTGACAGTGTCACTTGGACTTTTGAGGGACAGAGCGGCAGCATCCCATCTCGCGCTACATATGACCCTGCCAccgaaaaacaaacactgaaaTTGGGGAAGCTGAGCGCTGCAGACAGCGGCAAGTACACTGCCACCTAcggcagcagcaccaccaagACCTTCTCAATCCTCGTCGGAGCCG TCACCTGCGACGCAGGCCCAGAATGCAAAGTTGTGACGGGGAGCTCCATCAAGATGGACTCCGCAGCTGGTTCCGCCATTGATGTCTCCTGGACTCATACGAAACCTGACGCGCCGGAGACAGCCATCGATGAAGCCAACAAGTTCACTGACGATAAGAAGAAAGAGATGGGCCGCTTCAACATGCAACTAGCCGACGCGGGGACCTACAAGGCCAAGTACCCCAACCCCTCCCCGACGACCACTGCAACATTTACAGTCTCCGTCCAAG CTCCCATCACCGCTGTCAAAATCGCCGGCAAAGTTTCTGCGTGTGCAGGCAAGAGCGTCATCTTAGAGTGCAAGGTCACCGGTGATGCCAAAGTGGTCACTTGGAAGAAGGGCACTACTCCCCAAGCTACTAACGTCAGTGGCAAGAAGTTGACCATCAGCGAGGCTAAACCGGAGGACGCCG AGCGCCGGATTTACTCTCACCGTTAG